TCAGTCAGAGCTTCTGTTAACCACGCCCTACTTTCGACCTTCAGTCGCTATTAGCGCCGCCCTCGATCGCGCAGTACAAAGAGGCGTAAAAGTGAAGATTTTGACACGCATTCATCTGGCCGGTGATGGAACTCCGCAGATCGCAGAGGACGTCAACAAAGAGGGCATCAATCGTCATTTAAAGAACGTGGACATTTACGAATGGACGGATTCTCATTCGATCATGCACGCGAAAATTTTGGTTATTGATAAGAAGCTCAGTTTTGTCAGCAGTGTGAATCTGAATCGTCGCAGCTTTATTCACGACACGGAAAGTGGCGCCTTGATTCTGCATGAACCAACTGCCACAGAAATGCGTCGAGAAGTTTTAGATTTCCTGAAAGGCGGGCGGCGCATCACCGCGAAAGAAAAAATTTCTTGGATCAATAGCACCCTGATTGATTGGGCGGATTCCTATTTCTAAACACGACACTAGTCCTAAGACTTAAGTCGAGCTTTAAATATCGGCCTTCTATTCCCAGTTAAGAAGCAACGACTTCGTGTAAACTGAGGAATATGTATAAATTGCTTTTCCTCATCTTCGCTGCCGTCACTTTTGTGTCTTGCCAGCAAGGACCCGCTTTGGGCCCCGGAGATGATGATCATTTAGCCAGCGCTGCGGAAACCGACTGTGGTTTTATACAAAACAGCTATGGGCAAAGAGTTTCCTGGAAAATGAATATTCCGGTTGTCCTGCAACTTCACACGGATTACCCCGCCGAATATGAAGAAGTCATCAAAAGAGCTGCCAAACACTGGAACGATGCTGCAGGCTTGACACTTTTTCGTTTCGAACGAACCAATGCGAGCTTGGGCGGCGAGGTTTCGCGTAATGCTGTTAATACGAT
The window above is part of the Bdellovibrio sp. ArHS genome. Proteins encoded here:
- a CDS encoding matrixin family metalloprotease, producing the protein MYKLLFLIFAAVTFVSCQQGPALGPGDDDHLASAAETDCGFIQNSYGQRVSWKMNIPVVLQLHTDYPAEYEEVIKRAAKHWNDAAGLTLFRFERTNASLGGEVSRNAVNTIHWMKTWAENQKTLQAITNLYWRGAQIYESDIAIDNKYFNFFIEESTTPYDVHLESLLIHELGHVLGLKHRTVPSVMWSTLNGAVKRDSLTAADRETIKCEY